In a single window of the Verrucomicrobiota bacterium genome:
- the leuB gene encoding 3-isopropylmalate dehydrogenase encodes MGNTIRIAALAGDGIGPEVMREAVRVLRAVEKRFQLDFLISAAPVGWAGIDAAGQALPDATLELCRKSHAILFGSVGLPDRDPTLPKEERPERAALLRLRKEFGLYANLRPVKLPKALAHACPLRPERQGDGIDILVVRELTGGLYFGQPKKTEEYETRDAQPGREQTVVLRRHQRAVDTMVYTTPEIERIAHVAFKAAQLRRRKLCSIDKANVLENGVLWREVVTRVAKDYADVALDHMFVDNAAMQLLLRPAQFDVLLCENLFGDILSDEAAALAGSLGMLPSASLGATTGGWTFGFYEPAGGTAPDIAGKDLANPIAQILSAALMLRHSFGLDDAAKSIEAAVAKVIADGLRTGDIYTATDAGARKAGTREMGGAIAAAV; translated from the coding sequence ATGGGAAACACGATTCGGATCGCCGCGCTTGCGGGCGACGGCATCGGGCCGGAAGTGATGCGCGAGGCGGTCAGGGTCCTGCGCGCGGTCGAGAAGCGATTCCAACTCGACTTCCTCATCAGCGCGGCGCCCGTCGGCTGGGCGGGGATCGACGCGGCGGGGCAGGCGCTGCCCGACGCGACGCTTGAGCTGTGCCGCAAGTCGCACGCGATTCTCTTCGGCTCCGTCGGCCTGCCGGACCGCGACCCCACCCTCCCGAAGGAAGAGCGCCCCGAGCGCGCCGCGCTGCTGCGGCTGCGGAAGGAATTCGGCCTCTACGCGAACTTGCGGCCCGTCAAGCTCCCGAAGGCGCTCGCGCACGCGTGCCCGTTGCGCCCGGAGCGGCAGGGCGACGGCATCGACATCCTCGTGGTGCGCGAATTGACCGGCGGACTTTACTTCGGCCAGCCCAAGAAGACCGAGGAATACGAGACGCGCGACGCGCAGCCGGGACGCGAGCAGACGGTGGTGCTGCGCCGGCACCAGCGCGCGGTGGACACGATGGTCTACACGACGCCCGAGATCGAGCGCATCGCGCACGTCGCGTTCAAGGCCGCGCAACTGAGGCGGCGGAAGCTGTGCAGCATCGACAAGGCGAACGTGCTCGAGAACGGCGTGCTCTGGCGCGAGGTCGTCACGCGCGTCGCCAAGGATTACGCCGACGTGGCGCTCGATCACATGTTCGTGGACAACGCCGCGATGCAACTCCTGCTGCGCCCGGCGCAGTTTGACGTGCTGCTGTGCGAAAACCTGTTCGGCGACATCCTCAGCGACGAGGCCGCGGCGCTCGCGGGTTCGCTCGGGATGCTGCCGAGCGCGAGCCTCGGCGCGACGACCGGTGGGTGGACGTTTGGTTTTTACGAGCCCGCGGGCGGCACCGCGCCGGACATCGCGGGCAAGGACCTCGCCAATCCCATCGCGCAGATCCTCTCCGCGGCGCTGATGCTGCGCCACAGCTTCGGGCTCGACGACGCGGCGAAATCCATCGAGGCCGCGGTCGCGAAGGTCATCGCCGACGGGTTGCGCACGGGGGATATTTACACCGCGACGGACGCGGGCGCGCGGAAGGCCGGCACCCGCGAGATGGGCGGCGCGATTGCCGCGGCGGTCTGA
- a CDS encoding NAD(P)H-dependent oxidoreductase, with protein MSSLQVLAVVGSLHGKSVTRAVVLHVAGQLRAAGCSVDVLDLAQEPLPPFNPDETFAAPHFPALKARVDAADVFVLGTPDYHGSISSTLKNFLDHFWHEFAGRLFATVVASHEKGLTVTDQLRTVARQCYAWSLPYGVAFMEKEDVSKEGEIVSDGLKERLAMLVRDTKTYGTLLAEQRRADLAGTEPGFMARLRK; from the coding sequence ATGTCGTCGCTCCAAGTCCTCGCCGTCGTCGGCAGCCTGCACGGGAAGTCGGTCACGCGCGCCGTGGTGCTGCACGTTGCCGGGCAGCTTCGCGCCGCGGGCTGTTCCGTGGACGTGCTCGACCTCGCGCAGGAACCGCTGCCGCCATTCAATCCCGACGAGACGTTCGCCGCGCCGCATTTCCCCGCGCTCAAAGCCCGTGTGGACGCCGCGGACGTTTTCGTGCTCGGCACGCCGGATTACCACGGCAGCATCAGCTCCACGCTGAAGAATTTCCTCGATCATTTCTGGCACGAGTTTGCCGGGCGGCTCTTTGCCACGGTCGTCGCCTCGCACGAAAAGGGCCTGACCGTCACCGACCAGCTCCGCACCGTGGCGCGGCAATGCTACGCGTGGTCGCTCCCCTACGGCGTGGCGTTCATGGAGAAGGAGGACGTCTCGAAGGAGGGCGAAATCGTGAGCGACGGCTTGAAGGAACGCCTCGCGATGCTCGTGCGCGACACGAAGACCTACGGCACCCTGCTCGCGGAACAGCGCCGCGCCGACCTCGCGGGAACCGAGCCGGGTTTCATGGCGCGGCTGCGGAAGTGA
- a CDS encoding ribonuclease PH, with amino-acid sequence MDNASAPANAGAALERADGRHPGELRPLRFQNHIAPHASGSTLVEWGNTRVICAVMIEETVPRWMKEQNVTGGWLTAEYSMLPYSTLTRKARDSAKGKVDGRSTEIQRLIGRAMRSAVDLEKVGARTLWVDCDVLQADGGTRTAAITGAFVALSLAVRRLQTEGKLAADPIANSVAAVSVGVVNGVPLLDLCYTEDAAAEVDMNLVMTGRGEFIELQGTGEEATFGDAHLAAMLELGKAGIRQLLAAQQEAIREG; translated from the coding sequence ATGGATAACGCCTCCGCGCCCGCCAATGCCGGTGCCGCCCTCGAACGCGCCGACGGGCGTCATCCCGGCGAGTTGCGTCCGCTGCGGTTCCAAAACCACATCGCCCCGCACGCCTCCGGCTCGACGCTTGTCGAGTGGGGCAACACGCGCGTCATCTGCGCCGTGATGATCGAGGAAACCGTGCCGCGCTGGATGAAGGAACAAAACGTCACCGGCGGCTGGCTGACCGCGGAGTATTCGATGCTGCCTTACTCGACCCTCACGCGGAAAGCCCGCGACAGCGCGAAGGGCAAGGTGGACGGCCGCTCGACGGAAATCCAGCGGCTCATCGGGCGCGCGATGCGCTCCGCCGTGGACCTCGAGAAAGTCGGCGCGCGCACGCTGTGGGTGGATTGCGATGTGTTGCAGGCGGACGGCGGGACGCGCACGGCCGCCATCACGGGCGCGTTTGTCGCGCTGTCGCTCGCGGTAAGGAGATTGCAGACCGAGGGGAAGCTCGCGGCCGACCCGATCGCGAACAGCGTCGCCGCCGTGAGCGTGGGCGTGGTGAATGGCGTGCCGCTGCTCGACCTCTGCTACACGGAGGACGCCGCGGCCGAGGTGGACATGAACCTGGTGATGACGGGCAGGGGCGAGTTCATCGAGTTGCAGGGCACGGGCGAAGAGGCGACTTTCGGCGACGCGCACCTCGCGGCGATGCTCGAACTGGGGAAGGCCGGCATCCGGCAGTTGCTCGCGGCGCAGCAGGAGGCGATCCGGGAAGGATGA
- a CDS encoding histidine phosphatase family protein, which yields MESPTRLYLLRHGEVEARYHRIFGGRIDMELSPRGHEQAKALAGWLRAVHFNAIYSSPMKRAQQTLAPLAAHSPAAPRTMDDLREVDFGAWTGLSWQQVHEQFNVSAFDWLHMLEEGAIPGAESAANLRARVEPCLRRILTECRGQTAAIVCHGGVIRMLLAVLLQLPVPKLAHFDIEYASATVVECLPRRAEVELLNFTPWRDVP from the coding sequence ATGGAATCACCGACCCGACTTTATCTCCTGCGCCACGGCGAGGTGGAGGCGCGCTACCACCGCATCTTCGGCGGGCGGATCGACATGGAGCTGTCGCCGCGCGGCCATGAGCAGGCGAAGGCGCTCGCGGGCTGGTTGCGCGCGGTGCACTTCAACGCCATCTACTCCAGCCCGATGAAGCGCGCGCAACAGACGCTCGCGCCGCTGGCCGCGCATTCGCCCGCGGCGCCGCGGACGATGGATGACTTGCGGGAAGTGGACTTCGGCGCGTGGACGGGGCTGAGCTGGCAGCAAGTGCACGAGCAGTTCAACGTGAGCGCGTTCGACTGGCTGCACATGCTCGAGGAAGGCGCGATTCCCGGCGCCGAATCCGCCGCGAACCTGCGCGCGCGGGTCGAGCCGTGCCTGCGGAGGATTCTCACCGAGTGCCGCGGCCAGACGGCGGCGATCGTCTGCCACGGCGGCGTGATCCGGATGCTGCTCGCGGTGCTGTTGCAACTGCCGGTGCCGAAGCTCGCGCACTTCGACATCGAATACGCAAGCGCGACGGTGGTGGAGTGTTTGCCGCGGCGCGCCGAGGTGGAGTTGCTCAACTTCACGCCGTGGCGCGACGTGCCATGA
- a CDS encoding 50S ribosomal protein L11 methyltransferase → MSASRATKRTGGTLLCVSVATREAAAEAIGERLGEVLGCGTAICTNAQTRRTEVTACLDRRGGLSAVERGRIRSAWAELRTAGFDAGSGRIQTRRLRREDWAESWKRHFKPVEISRVLLLKPSWSRRRPRRGQVVVVLDPGLSFGTGQHATTRFCLEQLATERVPGRAQSFLDIGTGSGILAIAAAKLGYRPVAALDFDPESVRVARENARTNDVLRSIRLVQADLRALPWRARETFDVIAANLTSDLLIGERRRILARLKPGGALVLAGILRRQFAGVKKEMARGGMKLAVKDIEGEWSSGLFRRRA, encoded by the coding sequence ATGAGCGCGAGTCGAGCCACGAAGCGGACTGGCGGGACGCTCCTGTGCGTGTCCGTCGCGACGCGCGAGGCCGCGGCGGAAGCCATCGGCGAACGGCTTGGGGAGGTGCTCGGCTGCGGGACGGCGATTTGCACGAACGCGCAAACACGGCGCACTGAAGTCACGGCCTGCCTCGACCGCCGCGGCGGGCTGAGCGCCGTGGAGCGGGGGCGGATCCGGTCCGCATGGGCGGAACTTCGCACCGCCGGGTTCGACGCCGGTTCGGGCCGGATTCAGACGCGCCGGCTGCGGCGCGAGGATTGGGCGGAGTCGTGGAAGCGGCACTTCAAGCCCGTCGAAATCAGCCGGGTGCTGCTGCTGAAGCCGAGTTGGAGCCGCCGCAGGCCGCGCCGTGGCCAGGTCGTGGTGGTGCTCGATCCCGGGCTGAGCTTCGGCACGGGGCAGCATGCGACCACGCGCTTCTGCCTCGAACAGCTCGCCACCGAGCGCGTGCCGGGGCGGGCGCAGTCGTTCCTCGACATCGGGACGGGATCGGGAATCCTCGCCATCGCCGCGGCGAAGCTCGGCTACAGGCCCGTGGCGGCACTCGATTTCGACCCCGAATCGGTCCGGGTGGCGCGCGAGAACGCCCGCACAAACGACGTCCTGCGGTCGATCCGACTCGTCCAGGCGGATTTGCGCGCGCTCCCATGGCGGGCGCGGGAGACGTTCGACGTGATCGCCGCGAACCTTACAAGCGACCTGCTGATCGGGGAACGTCGGCGCATCCTCGCGCGGTTGAAACCGGGTGGGGCGTTGGTGCTTGCCGGGATCCTGCGGCGGCAGTTTGCGGGGGTGAAAAAAGAAATGGCCCGCGGCGGGATGAAACTGGCAGTCAAGGACATCGAAGGGGAGTGGTCATCGGGTTTGTTCCGGCGCAGGGCGTGA
- a CDS encoding ABC transporter permease, producing the protein MRQFWTIALNAFMELVRQPVFLLLMTCSALFIVFIAAVPYFGFGDDPKLVKDGSLAVMLVSGLVAAVLSASSSVAHEIRSGTALAVLAKPVGRVQFLLAKYLGLAGALTVMTYVNALASLLASRMAFDAYGDADLAGTSIFYGSVALAFLLGGFTNYFLRRPFVPDATRFVVVMTTVAFVIIVNFVKLYRPGIGNPEVDYRLLPATVLVLYALWIIAGLALACSTRFEVVPTLAICTALFLLGLMSDYLFGNLADSKSAWRHVGEALYAAVPNWQLFWIADAIEGSKAIEGVWTYVAKALGYVVFYLAASLALALVLFEDRELGGTQ; encoded by the coding sequence ATGCGCCAGTTTTGGACCATCGCCCTCAACGCCTTCATGGAACTGGTGCGCCAGCCGGTCTTCCTGCTGCTGATGACGTGTTCGGCGCTGTTCATCGTGTTCATCGCCGCCGTGCCTTATTTCGGCTTCGGCGACGACCCCAAACTGGTCAAGGACGGCTCGCTCGCGGTGATGCTGGTCAGCGGATTGGTCGCGGCGGTCCTGAGCGCGTCGTCCTCGGTCGCGCACGAAATCCGCTCCGGCACCGCGCTGGCGGTTCTGGCCAAGCCGGTCGGCCGGGTGCAGTTCCTCCTGGCCAAGTATCTCGGGCTGGCGGGCGCATTGACGGTGATGACCTACGTGAACGCGCTGGCGTCGCTGCTGGCCAGCCGGATGGCGTTCGATGCCTACGGGGACGCGGACCTGGCCGGGACGTCCATTTTCTACGGGTCGGTGGCGTTGGCGTTTCTGCTGGGCGGGTTCACGAACTACTTCCTGCGGCGGCCGTTCGTGCCGGATGCGACGCGGTTCGTTGTGGTGATGACGACGGTGGCGTTCGTGATCATCGTCAACTTCGTGAAGCTGTACCGGCCCGGCATCGGGAATCCGGAGGTGGACTACCGGCTCCTGCCCGCGACGGTGCTGGTGCTTTACGCGCTGTGGATCATTGCCGGGCTTGCGCTCGCCTGTTCGACTCGTTTTGAAGTCGTCCCGACCCTTGCGATATGCACGGCATTGTTTTTGCTTGGCCTGATGAGCGATTACCTCTTCGGGAACCTCGCGGACTCCAAGTCCGCGTGGCGTCATGTGGGCGAAGCCCTTTATGCGGCGGTGCCAAACTGGCAGTTGTTCTGGATTGCCGACGCGATCGAGGGCTCGAAAGCCATTGAGGGCGTGTGGACCTACGTCGCCAAGGCGCTGGGCTACGTGGTGTTTTACCTCGCCGCCTCGCTGGCGCTGGCGCTGGTGCTGTTTGAAGATCGCGAACTCGGCGGCACGCAATGA
- a CDS encoding cation-translocating P-type ATPase produces MQTSRFATDEHVHQHPHDHDHHDGADCQSCGHDHEHTQIKLGQTLVGLIFIINSFIVDWFFTSGRVVSELSAMIGAIILGYPIVWTSIKDLRRGILSINELVGLAVLAAFAGGAFGATGEAGGYQTAGIVAFFMLLGEIIETRTAAGARQSIESLIRLTPTKARRLKDGSETEVAVHELAVGDVIRVRPGDNVAADGQILSGEGSINQANITGESLPIDKKPGDSVFAGTINLTGVLEIKVTRAGRDTTLGKVRDLILAAEKTKLPMQKIVDQYMGFYTPLVLVIGALVWTFTQDLSRVIAVLVVACPCAFILATPTAMVAALSAAARLGILIKNVADIELAAKINAFVFDKTGTLTTGKLAVSRLAPAAGVTPSDLLKTAASAEKYSNHPTAKALAELAAEAGVQLPEPKNFAETAGRGVKANVDGTVVLVGRSAWLTDNGVTGEFLKSVDINETEGFSLLFVARNGQCIGWVGLQDETRHEAKDSLVELKAVGVRRIAMVSGDRQPVAARVARDIGCEEVLAECLPQNKVEFVKATRARGYKVAVVGDGVNDAPALAAGDLGIAMGAAGSEVAIHSATIALMNNDLRRLPFLVKLSRMTRSVINQNFLFGIFFIIGGLTAAAFGYLSPIIAAIMHNAGSLIVVFNSARLVRQGEELEPFQHAPAPEPPGADAGKHAAAGQLQPKMA; encoded by the coding sequence ATGCAAACCTCAAGGTTCGCCACGGACGAACACGTCCACCAACACCCGCACGACCACGACCATCACGATGGCGCGGATTGCCAGAGCTGCGGCCACGACCACGAGCACACGCAGATCAAGCTCGGCCAGACCCTCGTCGGCCTGATCTTCATCATCAACTCGTTCATCGTGGACTGGTTCTTCACCAGTGGCCGCGTCGTCTCCGAACTCAGCGCCATGATCGGCGCCATCATCCTCGGTTACCCGATCGTCTGGACGTCCATCAAGGACCTTCGCCGCGGCATCCTCTCCATCAACGAACTCGTCGGCCTGGCCGTCCTCGCGGCATTCGCGGGCGGGGCATTCGGAGCCACGGGCGAGGCGGGCGGATACCAGACCGCGGGCATCGTCGCGTTCTTCATGCTCCTCGGTGAAATCATCGAGACCCGCACCGCCGCCGGCGCGCGCCAGTCCATCGAATCACTCATCCGCCTCACGCCCACCAAGGCCCGCCGGCTCAAGGACGGCTCCGAAACCGAGGTCGCCGTTCATGAACTCGCCGTCGGCGACGTCATCCGCGTGCGTCCCGGCGACAACGTCGCGGCCGACGGGCAGATTCTCTCCGGCGAAGGCTCCATCAACCAGGCCAACATCACCGGCGAGTCGCTGCCCATTGACAAGAAGCCCGGCGACTCCGTCTTCGCCGGCACCATCAACCTCACCGGCGTCCTCGAGATCAAAGTCACCCGCGCCGGACGGGACACCACGCTTGGCAAGGTCCGCGACCTCATCCTCGCCGCCGAGAAAACCAAGCTCCCGATGCAAAAGATCGTGGATCAATACATGGGCTTCTACACGCCGCTCGTGCTCGTCATCGGCGCGCTCGTGTGGACCTTCACGCAGGACCTGTCGCGCGTCATCGCCGTCCTCGTCGTCGCCTGCCCGTGCGCGTTCATCCTCGCCACGCCCACGGCGATGGTCGCCGCGCTCTCTGCCGCGGCGCGCCTCGGCATCCTCATCAAGAACGTCGCCGACATCGAACTTGCCGCGAAGATCAACGCGTTCGTCTTCGACAAGACTGGCACGCTCACCACCGGCAAGCTCGCCGTCAGCCGCCTCGCGCCCGCGGCGGGCGTCACGCCGTCCGACCTGCTCAAGACCGCGGCGAGCGCGGAGAAATACAGCAACCACCCCACCGCCAAGGCGCTCGCCGAGCTCGCCGCCGAAGCCGGCGTGCAGTTGCCCGAGCCGAAGAACTTCGCCGAGACCGCCGGCCGCGGCGTGAAAGCCAACGTGGACGGCACCGTGGTCCTCGTCGGCCGGTCCGCGTGGCTCACGGACAACGGCGTCACCGGTGAATTCCTCAAGAGCGTGGACATCAACGAAACCGAGGGCTTCAGCCTGCTCTTCGTCGCCCGCAACGGCCAGTGCATCGGCTGGGTCGGCTTGCAGGACGAAACCCGCCACGAAGCCAAGGACTCCCTCGTCGAGCTCAAGGCCGTCGGCGTGCGCCGCATCGCGATGGTCAGCGGCGACCGCCAGCCCGTCGCCGCCCGCGTCGCCCGCGACATCGGCTGCGAGGAAGTCCTCGCCGAGTGCCTCCCGCAGAACAAGGTCGAGTTCGTCAAGGCCACGCGCGCCCGCGGCTACAAGGTGGCCGTGGTCGGCGACGGCGTGAACGACGCGCCCGCGCTCGCCGCCGGCGACCTCGGCATCGCCATGGGCGCCGCCGGCAGCGAGGTGGCCATCCACAGCGCGACCATCGCGCTCATGAACAACGACCTTCGCCGCCTGCCCTTCCTCGTGAAGCTCTCGCGCATGACCCGCTCCGTCATCAACCAGAACTTTCTCTTCGGCATCTTCTTCATCATCGGCGGTCTTACCGCGGCGGCGTTCGGCTACCTGAGCCCGATCATCGCGGCCATCATGCACAACGCCGGTTCGCTCATCGTCGTCTTCAACAGCGCGCGCCTCGTGCGGCAGGGCGAGGAACTCGAACCCTTCCAGCACGCGCCCGCGCCCGAACCACCCGGCGCCGACGCCGGCAAGCACGCCGCAGCGGGCCAGTTGCAGCCGAAGATGGCGTGA